Proteins encoded together in one Benincasa hispida cultivar B227 chromosome 1, ASM972705v1, whole genome shotgun sequence window:
- the LOC120074139 gene encoding uncharacterized protein LOC120074139 isoform X1 — MEIELEPRVKPLDYKVKGVSRESPSQKAANVLDSDLRTHWSTATNTKEWILLELDEPCLLSHIRIYNKSVLEWEIAAGLRYKPETFVKVRSRCEAPRRDMIYPMNYTPCRYVKISCLRGNPIAVFFVQLIGVPVSGLEPEFQPVVNHLLPHIVSHRQDGDDMHLQLLQDMSVRLFPFLPQLETDLVGFSDAPDLNLRFLAMLAGPFYPILHLVNERAASKSTGNGTEIEVSKNYQMSSSLTVSSNFEPRKSRSILPVVPSTSSCVVFRPDAIFTLLRMAYKDSTFGAICRVASRILLKLVEPITVQEASSLADDVAVSDEFSKPGSSDPISINDYSKLFGEDFEVPDDKWDLSYLSILDVGAVEEGILHILFACASQPTICSKLAQRSVDLWLALPLVQALLPVLRPPLSSPFDVVNDIFSLWKRPVVQQALSQIVATLSSPLYHPLLHACAGYLSSFSQSHAKAGCVLIDLCSSVLAPWMPRVIAKVDLVIELLEDLLGVIQSARHSLDHARAALKYILLALSGYFDDVLGNYKEVKHRILFLVEMLEPFLDPAICGSKTSIAFGDLSPVFPQKLENSCVIALNVIRSAVQKPSVLPSLEFEWRRGSVAPSVLLSVLQPHLQLPPEVDLRKSSAFKPLNPDFSVSCHLGNSSKLNALNDCDGKIDDHDTAGKSDVHEDAIPFFVPPELRCECLDNHSSCLNEGSSISSHGNVNIEPKEMVQGTNPYRFHGELILDFGINIEYFNLEADYLQLVNYRDCEAKASEFRRLALDLSSQSELTSEGHDAAIDALLLAAECYVNPYFMMSCKYNSNYLKGLKSSETTMSKHSPTTGLTRLAGKSKADLETIAHLERKRDKVVLQILLEAAELDRKYHLNLSDSESYPYNGEELDEKMIRLSSNDVQSADAVTLVRQNQALLCTFVIRLLQRKPNSMHEILMQSLLFLLHSATKLHCCPEDVIDIILASAEFLNRLLTSLYYQIKDGNLRLEPGTIHGTQRHWILLQKLVHASSGGNYRTDFTSSANNSICSGNLIPASAWMQRISKFSINQSPLARFLGWMAVSRNAKQYTMDRLFLASDLPQLTSLLHIFSDELSAVDNIYKKHDKVEIEETECRSVPLENKELGTVEQHGGQSFHVIYPDLSRFFPNMRNHFVAFGEVILEAVGLQLRSLSSNVLPDILCWFSDLCSWPFFQSDGTSHSSSHFIKGYVSKNAKCIVLHILEAIVSEHMEPMIPEIPRLVQVLVSLCGAAYCDVPFLNSVVLLLKPLISYSLQKISIEEQVLDDGSCTNFESLCFNELLNNIKENVNRDDSLEKFYNKALSIFVLASFFPDFSFQRKREILKSLTSWVDFTSSQPTSYFHDYLCSFQKVMESCRDLLLQTLKAVGGLPIDLPDLEDTSSNALLEESSKSHLGFICDIYKNPVSNSNSEKLESKNEGNNRELSVEEIGEFHKDLEVLISKLFPTIEHCWNLHHQLAKSLTVTMAECLVYSQCLSSIAKNACSTEKEEGEQAILFKQRNQFLVYLRGGLKGLAEIAIMLEEESCWEAASVVIDCLLGLPCSLHLENIVSTICSALKSVSCNAPRLSWRLQTQKWLSALLRRGISTGNGDEASLVDMFCTMLGHPEPEQRYIALQQLGNLVGIDVFDGTAAQQYSQIRNSFVSTGLEESVSETILSHLVSHTWDQVASLAASDSSLYLRTRAMALLIAYVPYASRHELQSLLSSADCIHGTKVLHPASEGPLLQLSLALISSACLHSPVEDVFLIPETVWRNIEALGSSKTEGRLGDLERKACQILCRLRNEGDEAKEVLKEVLSSSSPKPINEDFLSIRESILQVLSNMTSVQSYFDVFSQKKDQETMELEEAELELDIAQKELRQPDSSKDSNNFLGVTSSVVADSRLQQIKNSIHSIEKSKLQEEVAARRQKRHLMRQARHKYLEDAALHEAELLQELDRERTVEMEKEIERQRLLELERAKTRELRYNLDMEKERQMQRELQRELEQAESGPRPSRREFSSSSHSSRPRDRYRERDNGRASNEGNARTSASGLQSETSTTTSSSMTGVPTIVLSGVRQYSGQLPTILQSRERPDECGSSYEENVDGSKDSGDTGSVGDPELVSIFDGHSGPLGSGQRHGSRGSKSRQVIERRERDGGRREGKWERKHS; from the exons ATGGAGATTGAATTGGAGCCCAGGGTGAAGCCGCTGGACTACAAAGTGAAAGGAGTTTCCAGAGAATCGCCGTCTCAGAAGGCCGCTAATGTTCTTGATTCCGATCTTCGCACTCATTGGTCTACTGCCACCAACACCAAAGAGTGGATTCTTCTCGAGTTAGAT GAACCTTGTCTACTATCACATATTCGCATCTACAATAAATCCGTCCTCGAATGGGAAATTGCTGCTGGTTTGCGATACAAG CCAGAGACATTTGTAAAAGTTCGTTCACGTTGTGAAGCACCTCGGCGAGACATGATCTATCCTATGAACTACACTCCATGTCGCTATGTAAAAATATCTTGTTTGCGTGGAAATCCAATAGCTGTGTTTTTTGTTCAG CTGATTGGTGTTCCAGTGTCTGGTTTGGAGCCAGAGTTCCAACCTGTTGTCAATCACTTGTTGCCACATATTGTATCACACAGACAAGATGGTGATGATATGCATCTTCAG TTGCTTCAAGACATGTCAGTCAGGTTATTTCCATTTCTTCCACAACTTGAG ACAGACCTTGTGGGATTTTCAGATGCTCCTGATCTTAACTTACGTTTTCTTGCAATGCTTGCTGGTCCATTCTATCCAATACTACATCTTGTGAATGAGAG AGCAGCATCGAAGTCTACTGGAAATGGAACGGAAATCGAAGTTTCTAAGAATTATCAGATGTCTTCATCATTGACCGTTTCTTCGAATTTTGAG CCACGGAAGTCCCGCAGTATATTACCTGTGGTCCCATCTACATCAAGCTGTGTAGTATTTCGCCCAGATGCAATCTTCACGCTTTTGAGGATGGCTTACAAAGATTCTACATTTGGTGCTATATGCAGAGTG GCTTCTAGAATACTGTTGAAGCTTGTTGAACCCATTACAGTGCAAGAAGCTTCGTCATTGGCTGATGATGTAGCTGTTTCCGATGAGTTTTCAAAACCTGGATCATCTGATCCTATCTCCATCAACGACTACTCAAAATTGTTTGGAGAAGATTTTGAAGTGCCTGATGATAAATGGGATTTGAGCTATCTTAGCATCTTGGATGTTGGTGCAGTGGAAGAAGGCATTTTGCATATTCTTTTTGCTTGTGCGTCTCAG CCCACTATTTGCAGTAAACTGGCTCAGAGGTCTGTTGACTTGTGGCTAGCTTTACCTCTTGTACAGGCATTGCTTCCAG TTCTTCGTCCTCCTTTGAGCAGTCCCTTTGATGTGGTCAATGACATCTTTTCTTTATGGAAGCGGCCAGTGGTGCAACAGGCTCTCTCTCAG ATTGTGGCAACATTGTCATCACCATTATACCATCCTCTTCTACATGCTTGTGCTGGCTACCTATCATCATTTTCTCAGTCACAT GCCAAGGCTGGATGTGTACTGATCGACTTATGTTCTTCTGTACTAGCGCCCTGGATGCCTCGTGTTATTGCAAAA GTTGATCTGGTTATTGAGCTTCTAGAAGATCTTTTGGGTGTCATCCAG AGTGCACGGCATTCCCTTGATCATGCTCGTGCTGCTTTAAAATATATTCTGCTGGCTTTATCTGGTTACTTTGACGATGTACTAGGAAACTATAAG GAAGTAAAACACAGGATTCTCTTTCTTGTGGAGATGCTAGAGCCTTTTCTTGATCCTGCCATATGTGGGTCAAAGACCTCAATAGCTTTTGGAGATCTTTCTCCTGTTTTCCCCCAAAAGCTGGAAAACAGTTGTGTGATTGCTCTCAATGTCATCCGCTCGGCAGTACAAAAGCCATCTGTTCTTCCTTCACTAGAATTTGAATGGAGGCGTGGGTCAGTTGCTCCCAG CGTGCTTCTTTCAGTTCTGCAACCTCACTTGCAGTTACCTCCTGAAGTTGACCTTCGGAAGTCCTCTGCTTTCAAGCCTCTCAACCCTGATTTTTCTGTCAGTTGTCATTTAGGAAACTCTTCAAAATTAAATGCCCTAAATGATTGTGATGGGAAGATAGATGATCATGACACGGCTGGAAAATCTGATGTCCATGAAGATGCTATCCCTTTTTTTGTCCCTCCAGAATTGCGGTGCGAATGTCTGGATAACCATTCTAGTTGTTTAAATGAAGGTAGCTCAATCTCTAGCCATGGAAATGTGAACATAGAGCCTAAAGAAATGGTTCAAGGGACCAATCCTTACCGGTTTCATGGAGAACTGATATTGGATTTTGGAATTAATATTGAGTACTTCAACTTAGAAGCAGATTATCTTCAACTTGTAAATTATCGTGACTGTGAAGCGAAGGCTTCTGAATTTCGCCGTTTAGCTCTGGATCTAAGTTCACAGAGTGAGCTTACCTCTGAGGGTCATGACGCAGCTATAGATGCATTACTCTTGGCAGCAGAGTGCTATGTGAACCCCTATTTTATGATGTCTTGCAAATACAATTCAAATTACTTAAAAGGTTTGAAAAGTAGTGAGACCACGATGTCaaaacatagtccaactacaGGGCTGACTAGACTTGCTGGCAAGAGTAAAGCTGACCTGGAAACAATAGCTCAccttgaaagaaaaagagacaAGGTTGTTCTTCAAATTTTGCTGGAGGCTGCTGAATTGGATAGAAAATACCATCTAAATTTGTCTGATTCAGAGTCTTATCCATATAATGGTGAAGAGTTAGATGAAAAAATGATTAGGTTGTCTTCCAATGACGTGCAATCTGCAGATGCTGTGACCCTAGTACGACAAAATCAAGCTCTGTTGTGTACTTTTGTCATTCGACTTTTACAGCGGAAGCCTAATTCAATGCATGAAATCCTTATGCAAAGTCTTCTATTTCTGTTGCATTCAGCCACTAAACTACATTGTTGCCCTGAAGATGTTATTGATATCATTTTAGCTTCAGCAGAGTTTTTAAATAGATTGCTAACATCTTTGTATTATCAAATCAAAGATGGAAATTTACGGTTGGAACCTGGAACAATTCATGGCACACAGCGACATTGGATACTTCTTCAGAAATTGGTTCATGCAAGTAGTGGAGGTAATTATCGGACAGACTTCACATCAAGTGCCAATAACAGTATTTGCTCTGGTAATTTGATTCCAGCTTCTGCCTGGATGCAaagaatttctaaattttctatCAACCAATCTCCTTTGGCTCGTTTCCTTGGTTGGATGGCAGTATCCCGTAATGCAAAACAGTATACGATGGACCGTCTTTTTCTTGCATCAGATTTACCACAGTTAACAAGTTTGTTGCATATATTTTCTGATGAGCTTTCTGCAGtagataatatttataaaaagcaCGATAAAGTTGAGATTGAAGAAACAGAGTGCAGGAGTGTTCCTTTGGAGAATAAAGAACTTGGAACAGTTGAACAGCATGGTGGTCAATCATTTCATGTTATCTACCCTGATCTTAGCAGATTCTTTCCTAATATGAGAAATCACTTTGTAGCTTTTGGAGAAGTCATATTAGAGGCTGTTGGATTGCAACTGAGATCACTTTCCTCCAATGTCCTGCCTGATATACTATGTTGGTTTTCTGACCTCTGTTCCTGGCCATTTTTCCAGAGTGATGGAACTTCTCATTCTAGCTCTCATTTCATTAAGGGTTATGTTTCAAAGAATGCAAAGTGCATTGTGCTGCATATTCTTGAAGCAATTGTAAGTGAACACATGGAACCGATGATTCCTGAGATCCCTCGTCTTGTGCAAGTGCTTGTTTCCCTTTGTGGAGCCGCATATTGTGATGTGCCATTTCTCAACTCTGTGGTTCTTTTGTTAAAGCCACTTATTTCATATTCTTTGCAGAAGATTTCTATTGAAGAACAAGTATTGGATGATGGTTCATGTACGAATTTTGAGTCTTTGTGCTTTAATGAACTTCTCAATAACATCAAGGAGAATGTGAATAGGGATGATTCCCTTGAAAAATTTTATAACAAAgcattgtctatctttgtactGGCATCCTTTTTTCCTGATTTCTCTTTTCAACGTAAGAGGGAAATATTGAAATCCTTAACCTCTTGGGTTGATTTTACCTCATCACAGCCAACTTCATATTTCCACGATTACTTGTGTTCATTCCAAAAAGTAATGGAAAGCTGTAGAGACTTGCTACTTCAGACTTTAAAAGCCGTTGGTGGTCTTCCGATAGATTTACCTGACCTTGAGGATACAAGCTCTAATGCACTCCTTGAAGAGAGTTCAAAATCACATCTAGGGTTTATCTGTGATATTTACAAGAACCCGGTATCTAATAGCAATTCCGAGAAGTTAGAAAGTAAGAATGAGGGAAACAATAGAGAGTTATCTGTGGAGGAAATAGGAGAATTTCATAAAGATCTAGAGGTCCTTATTTCCAAGCTTTTCCCCACTATTGAGCACTGTTGGAATCTTCATCATCAACTAGCTAAAAGTTTGACTGTGACAATGGCCGAGTGTTTGGTTTACTCGCAGTGCCTATCTTCAATAGCTAAGAATGCTTGCAGTACTGAAAAGGAAGAGGGTGAACAAGCTATACTATTTAAACAAAGAAACCAATTCCTTGTCTACTTGAGAGGCGGTCTGAAGGGATTGGCTGAAATTGCCATAATGCTTGAGGAAGAAAGTTGTTGGGAAGCTGCTTCTGTGGTTATTGATTGTCTGCTTGGTTTGCCTTGTAGTTTACACTTGGAAAACATTGTTTCTACTATTTGTTCTGCACTCAAAAGTGTTTCTTGCAACGCACCAAGGCTCAGTTGGCGCCTGCAAACCCAGAAATGGTTGTCGGCATTACTCAGAAGAGGCATCTCCACTGGCAATGGAGATGAAGCTTCTCTGGTTGATATGTTCTGCACAATGCTGGGACACCCTGAGCCCGAGCAACGATACATAGCTCTTCAGCAGTTGGGTAATTTAGTTGGCATAGATGTGTTTGATGGCACTGCTGCACAACAATATTCTCAAATTCGTAATAGTTTCGTTTCAACTGGCTTGGAGGAATCTGTTTCTGAGACTATACTCTCTCATCTGGTATCACATACATGGGATCAAGTAGCTTCTTTGGCAGCATCTGACTCATCATTATATTTGAGAACTCGTGCTATGGCACTTCTAATAGCCTATGTCCCATATGCCAGTCGACATGAGTTACAATCCTTGCTATCATCTGCTGACTGCATTCACGGCACAAAGGTTTTACATCCAGCATCTGAGGGCCCATTGCTACAGCTTTCATTGGCTCTAATTTCCTCTGCTTGCCTCCATTCCCCGGTTGAAGATGTCTTTTTGATTCCTGAAACTGTTTGGAGAAATATTGAGGCTTTGGGGTCATCAAAAACTG AGGGAAGACTTGGAGATTTGGAGAGGAAAGCCTGTCAAATCTTATGTCGATTGAGAAATGAAGGGGATGAAGCCAAAGAG GTCCTAAAAGAAGTGCTCTCTTCAAGTTCTCCAAAGCCAATCAATGAGGATTTTCTAAGCATTCGGGAGTCAATACTGCAG GTCCTTTCAAATATGACTTCTGTTCAGTCATATTTTGATGTGTTCTCTCAAAAGAAAGATCAAGAAACAATG GAACTAGAGGAGGCTGAACTGGAACTCGACATCGCTCAAAAGGAGCTCAGACAACCTGATTCATCCAAAGATTCTAACAATTTTCTGGGAGTCACTT CCTCTGTAGTAGCTGATTCACGTCTTCAGCAGATCAAAAACTCCATTCACTCCAT AGAGAAATCCAAACTCCAAGAAGAAGTAGCAGCTCGTCGACAGAAAAGACATCTTATGAGACAAGCACGACATAAATATCTAGAAGATGCTGCATTGCATGAAGCTGAACTTTTGCAAGAACTTGATAG GGAGAGAACGGTTGAAATGGAAAAGGAAATTGAAAGACAGCGCTTGCTGGAGCTCGAGCGTGCAAAAACCAGGGAGCTGCGTTATAATCTTGATATGGAGAAGGAGAGACAAATGCAG AGGGAACTTCAGCGTGAACTGGAGCAGGCTGAGTCTGGACCACGACCATCAAGACGCGAATTCTCATCCTCTTCCCATAGTAG TCGACCTCGGGACAGATATCGTGAAAGAGACAATGGCAGAGCAAGCAATGAGGGGAATGCCAGAACAAGTGCCAGTGGCTTACAGAGCGAAACTTCTACTACCACTAGTTCATCAATGACCGGAGTACCGACCATTGTGCTTTCTGGGGTGAGACAGTACTCAGGACAGTTGCCTACAATCCTACAATCTCGTGAGCGTCCAGATGAATGTGGTAGCAGTTACGAAGAAAATGTAGATGGAAGTAAAGATTCAGGTGATACAGGAAGTGTTGGTGATCCAGAATTAGTTTCGATATTTGATGGACATTCCGGTCCGCTTGGGTCTGGTCAAAGGCATGGATCGAGAGGCAGCAAATCAAGACAGGTTATTGAACGAAGGGAACGGGATGGTGGCAGACGCGAAGGTAAGTGGGAAAGAAAACATTCATGA